A part of Girardinichthys multiradiatus isolate DD_20200921_A chromosome 12, DD_fGirMul_XY1, whole genome shotgun sequence genomic DNA contains:
- the klf9 gene encoding Krueppel-like factor 9 — MSEVDVSVDCVPTCPLERTEDVFEENQENGTLLMVAMILLDLKKCGPDPIAAGESGCFGGASEAGRQEKEKEERGSSRVSPVLKAPRNKAPGRMDTPEKRHGCHFAGCGKMYGKSSHLKAHLRVHTGERPFQCTWPDCNKKFSRSDELTRHYRTHTGEKRFNCPLCEKCFMRSDHLTKHARRHAGFHPSMLQGSSIAKRRRCSTSMSSSESGDQSPAGM, encoded by the exons ATGTCGGAGGTTGACGTCTCTGTGGACTGCGTCCCCACTTGTCCTCTGGAGAGGACAGAGGACGTATTTGAAGAAAACCAAGAAAACGGCACTTTACTAATGGTGGCGATGATTTTATTGGACTTAAAGAAATGCGGTCCAGACCCTATCGCCGCCGGGGAGAGCGGATGTTTCGGCGGGGCCAGCGAAGCGGGAAGGCAGGAGAAAGAGAAGGAGGAGCGGGGAAGCAGCCGGGTGTCGCCGGTTCTCAAAGCACCCCGGAACAAGGCACCGGGGAGAATGGATACCCCTGAGAAGAGGCACGGCTGCCACTTTGCCGGCTGTGGGAAAATGTATGGGAAGTCGTCCCACCTCAAAGCCCACCTCAGGGTCCACACCG GGGAACGCCCCTTTCAATGCACCTGGCCGGACTGCAACAAGAAGTTCTCCCGATCGGATGAGCTTACGCGCCACTACCGCACACACACAGGCGAGAAGCGTTTCAACTGTCCGCTTTGTGAAAAGTGCTTCATGAGGAGCGACCACCTGACCAAACACGCCCGGCGACACGCAGGCTTCCATCCTAGCATGCTGCAGGGCTCCAGCATTGCCAAGAGACGGCGTTGCTCCACATCCATGTCCTCCTCTGAATCTGGGGACCAAAGCCCTGCAGGAATGTGA